Sequence from the Macaca thibetana thibetana isolate TM-01 chromosome 20, ASM2454274v1, whole genome shotgun sequence genome:
TGACCGCAGGGGCAACTTCCCAGGGGTTTTGGTGGGACACAGAGAGAGCTGCAAGCTGGACTTAAGCACTGAGGTTAAATCTATGGTGTGCGTCTGGCCCACAATCTTAGACTTCTCCAAAAGCCCTGGTGCTTGCCCAACCCTAGTAAACTCTCTGAGCAGCACAGCAGGGGACCAGCGAGTCTCCTCTGAAGGGCAGGCAGGGGACAAGGGCGATTGTGCTAGaggggcatggtgatgcacacctgctGAATTTGGCAGCACACTGGACCACGAATGCAGAGATCCTGGTTGTCCATCTCTCGAACGGATTTCTAAGTGATTCTAGGTAAATTACAGTCTCCCTGTGAGCTTATTATTATTTGGCTTTAAAGTAAGGGAGTACTAGAACTTATCTCTACGCTTCCGTCTGAAAGAGTGCTGTGAAGCAATCTCCCGTCAGGTCTGTGGCAGACCTGGGCAGACGGGAATGGCAGAGGGTGTGCAATTGCCGGGCAGGGCGGTGGGTGGGTGTCTTTTGCATAGATACTCCCAGCGCCGTTGGGGGCCCACTACCTTCTGCTCCAGACGGGTACTGGCACTGCACTACAGGCTCGCTCCTCCGCGGGCACGGCGCACAGTTCAGTGGTAGTCCCTGCAGGGCAAACCTGGGGTTTCCAAAGGCTTTGGCTATGCAGGAAGACTCGTCGCACGCGGAGTCTCTGGGGACTGAGAGTCGCcgggcagaggcaggaggctgTCCGGGAATCATATGGCACTCAGGACTTCGTGGCCTAGGCCGGGTTGGGGGTGCACCTTCGACAGCGCTGGCTGCCGCGGTGTGAGCCAGAGACCAGATGCGCGGTTTCTCCACGCATGGGTAGTGCATGGTCAACCTAGGGCCGCCTGTCTCCGCCGCGAGGAAGTCAGCTTCTTCCGATCCGGAAGGCTCACTGAAGCAGAAGCGGGGCGCGGCCAGGCCGCACTCCCTGCGCTCCAATCGGCCCTCTCGAGCTGCAGCGCAGGGCCCAGGCAGCGACTGCGCGCCCTTTCGGAACTCCGTCAGCCTGTCTGCAGCTGTGGCCACTACCTCCTTGTCttcagcttcctcctcctcctcctcttcctccaggtCTTCTAGGTCACTCAGCCGGAGCCCCCGGGCCTCCTGGCTAGCAGTAACTTCTGCAGGAAATCAAGACCGAGTGAGAAAAGCCCCAGGGCCCAAGGGAAATCGGAGGAATGCCCATCCCTGAGAAGCTTTTAGCAAGAAGCGCCCTGCATTCAGGGCATCCGCGGTGTCATTCACCAGACCTGCGGTACTAGCCCTTGCATTTGCCCCAGGGTTGTTGGCCGCCTGTCCCTGGGAAAGAattcctgccccagccctgcccccaccctttAGCGGACTCCTCCTCTCGCGAGCCGTGCCAAGCCAAGGAAATGCCACATGGTGCTGCCTGAGTTCTGGATCTCAGTTTCTCAATTGTGAAAAACCAGGGGGCagtttttcctccatttcaatATTTACAAGTGACTGCTGTTATATcatttaattcagcaaatatttactgagcgcCAACTATCTGGCGGCCATCATTTAGGTATTAGGTGTGTAGGGCATACGGCAGTGAGTGAGGCTTCTGCTGGAGCTGGCATTCTAGAGAGGGTAGTTGGCCATGTAAACTTTCTCACAGTGACAAGTATGGCAAAGGAAATCCAAACAGGCTGGCAGAACAGAAAATAACTGGGAAGCTATTTTGGCTTGGATGAGTCAGGAAGAACTTTAGGAGGTAACACTTTGATGTCAAGAAGAAGCCGGTTGTGTAGAGATTTACAGGTAGAAAGCAGTGCACAGGCTAATGCTCTGAGACACGCAGGGAGGTGCAAGGGTAAGTCTGAGGACCTTCCAGAAAATCTACCCTACAGGGCAGCTTTTGAAAGACCAAACTGCTTGAGGGCTTGTAAAACCCTTAAGGTGGAGTGGTGAATGTTTTCAGTACCTTTGGTGTCAGCGTTTAGGCAGCCTAGCGagtcctcctctcctccctctgccttcctctcctccccacctttgTTCTTGGGTGCCCACgtcattttgttctctttcttgaGGCGCCGGCGTGCGTTGGCAAACCAGGTGGACACCTGGGTGAGGGTCATCTTGGTGATGATGGCCAGCATGATCTTCTCACCCTTAGTGGGGTAGGGGTTTTTGCGGTGCTCATTAAGCCAGGCCTTGAGTGTGCTGGTGGTCTCCCGGGTGGCATTCTTTCGGCGACCAGCGCCACTCAATTCCACTGCGCCATACCTGTGGGGGAGAACCTGGCTCACATTCTAGAAGGGGAACAAGGAACTGCAGGCAGAGGGCAGTCTGTGGCCTGGAAGTGTGGTTCagctccctccttctcccctgccCCCATCCACCCTACCTTGGCAGTAGGGGAGGAAAGCCTCCCAGTGCCAGTCACCAAGGCCCTTCACTCCTTACCGTTCATATTGGTACTGCCCCAGAGTCCGCTCATAGGGATAATAGGCTCCTGGTTGTGCCAGGCTGGGTGTAAAACTCCCTGCAGCCTCCTTAAATTCATACTGTGGATtctggagggagagaaaaagagaattcaGGACTACAGTTGGGGAGGGGGCACATGGGGTGGTAGCTAAGGgtctggttcaaatcccagtatGGCCACTGGTACTGGTCGTGTGATCTTGGGCACAGTTGcttaaccactctgtgcctcaatttcttccttggtaaaatggggataatagtactGATAGGTTATTGAAGAAGACCATGCTAGCAGAATGCTTGGCAGAATCCCTGGTGCCAAATAAGCAGTAGTTAAATATTAGCTGCTGTTATTACTGTATCACTtacccctccccctcctctccacacacaacacacaccagcTGGGGCATTTCCTGCTTTACTCTTCTTCAGGAGCTTTTCTCTGACCCTTTGTATCCCTGTGACATTGGGTAAAGTATTTGAACCCCTGTGCACCTCtatttcctcattcataaattGAGATTAATGATGACTTGCCTACCTCACAGAATTAATAGAAGTATAAGTGTTTTCTAAACAGTATGAAGTTCAAGTTCTGCAAACTGTAATGTACTGTATTTTTTTGTCCTCCTTATACACAGTCCTAACCATTTCCTTTCCTCAGGAGGTGTGGGTCTTTCCTTGACTTTCTCTGGATTTCACCTGTCTCTACTGCTCACGCCCCGGGGACTCCACCCCTGTACTCACCAGTGCCCCATACAGTGCGGGGGGCTCCGGGCTATAGGGCAGGTAGCCAGGGTAGCTCTGGGCAGCTGCAGCGGCCGTGTAGGGGGCTCCATAGATGCCCAAGGTGGTGCCCAGCTCTGGTCGTGCACTGCCCAGCAGTCGACTATCATAGGGTGCACAGCAAAGAGTGGGCGCTGGGGTGGAGCCTGATGCTACATCTGAGACTGAGCGTGGGGTAGATTCGCAGCATGTGGTGCTGGAACTTGCCGACACCAGAAACTACAGGGGCAAGAAAGAGGGCACTGGAGGTCAGAGACCCCTGCCTCCGGCTGGTGGGAGCTAGAAGCAAAGAGGGTGAAATCAGATTgctccttcattcattccttcattatGCATTAACTAAATGCCACCCGGGCTGAGCATTCTGTTAGGTGCTGGGACGGGAATTATAAAAGGCATTTTAACCAAAATACCCTTATAGATGCGCCTATGCCATTGCTAAGGCCCCAGAGCCCCAGGAGGCTGGGAAAATGTGAATATTCTGAAACTGGAATTAAAGACACCAAACCCTCAGCCCCCTTCCCTACCCTCCTCACAGGATCCTGCAAAGGCGGAGCTAGAAGGTGGCCTTAGAGACCATTATTAACGTCTCATTCCTgctccccattttatagattgggAGTGGAGGATCAGAGAGAGTGTGAGACttgtctaagatcacacagcA
This genomic interval carries:
- the IRX6 gene encoding iroquois-class homeodomain protein IRX-6 isoform X1; its protein translation is MSFPHFGHPYSDASQFLVSASSSTTCCESTPRSVSDVASGSTPAPTLCCAPYDSRLLGSARPELGTTLGIYGAPYTAAAAAQSYPGYLPYSPEPPALYGALNPQYEFKEAAGSFTPSLAQPGAYYPYERTLGQYQYERYGAVELSGAGRRKNATRETTSTLKAWLNEHRKNPYPTKGEKIMLAIITKMTLTQVSTWFANARRRLKKENKMTWAPKNKGGEERKAEGGEEDSLGCLNADTKEVTASQEARGLRLSDLEDLEEEEEEEEAEDKEVVATAADRLTEFRKGAQSLPGPCAAAREGRLERRECGLAAPRFCFSEPSGSEEADFLAAETGGPRLTMHYPCVEKPRIWSLAHTAAASAVEGAPPTRPRPRSPECHMIPGQPPASARRLSVPRDSACDESSCIAKAFGNPRFALQGLPLNCAPCPRRSEPVVQCQYPSGAEAG
- the IRX6 gene encoding iroquois-class homeodomain protein IRX-6 isoform X2, yielding MSFPHFGHPYSDASQFLVSASSSTTCCESTPRSVSDVASGSTPAPTLCCAPYDSRLLGSARPELGTTLGIYGAPYTAAAAAQSYPGYLPYSPEPPALYGALNPQYEFKEAAGSFTPSLAQPGAYYPYERTLGQYQYERYGAVELSGAGRRKNATRETTSTLKAWLNEHRKNPYPTKGEKIMLAIITKMTLTQVSTWFANARRRLKKENKMTWAPKNKGGEERKAEGGEEDSLGCLNADTKEVTASQEARGLRLSDLEDLEEEEEEEEAEDKEVVATAADRLTEFRKGAQSLPGPCAAAREGRLERRECGLAAPRFCFSEPSGSEEADFLAAETGGPRLTMHYPCVEKPRIWSLAHTAAASAVEGAPPTRPRPRSPECHMIPGQPPASARRLSVPRDSACDESSCIAKAFGNPRFALQGLPLNCAPCPRRSEPVVQCQYPSGAEG